A region from the Fundulus heteroclitus isolate FHET01 chromosome 22, MU-UCD_Fhet_4.1, whole genome shotgun sequence genome encodes:
- the hmgcll1 gene encoding 3-hydroxy-3-methylglutaryl-CoA lyase, cytoplasmic gives MGNVPTTVKHCLSYKQIIEDYPWLRSWLQEEKIITEQEYPEFVKIVEVGPRDGLQNEKDIVPTRVKIQLIDMLSTTGLSVIEATSFVSSKWVPQMADHTDVLQGIQRVPHVRYPVLTPNMQGFQDAVAAGATEVAVFGSASETFSRKNINCSIAESMLRFEEVISAAKDRQIPVRGYVSCALGCPHEGHIEPTKVAEISKTLYDMGCYEISLGDTIGVGTPSSMFKMLQKVMKDVPLSALAVHCHDTYGQALPNILTALQMGVSVVDSAVAGLGGCPYAQGSSGNVSTEDVLYMLHGMGIETGVNLDRLIEAGDFICNALGRRTNSKVAQARSGTL, from the exons ATGGGTAACGTACCCACTACAGTAAAGCACTGCCTGAGCTATAAGCAAATCATCGAGGATTACCCTTGGCTCAGAAGCTGGCTGCAGGAAGAGAAG ATCATTACAGAACAAGAGTATCCAGAGTTTGTGAAAATAGTTGAAGTTGGGCCAAGAGATGGACTTCAAAATGAAAAG GATATTGTTCCAACAAGGGTGAAAATCCAGCTGATAGACATGCTCTCAACCACAGGCCTGTCTGTGATTGAGGCCACCAGCTTTGTCTCTTCAAAGTGGGTACCGCAG ATGGCAGACCACACCGATGTCCTCCAAGGAATCCAGAGAGTGCCTCATGTTCGATACCCTGTTTTGACTCCCAACATGCAAGGTTTTCAGGATGCC GTCGCAGCTGGTGCCACTGAAGTGGCTGTGTTTGGATCCGCATCtgaaactttcagcagaaaaaaTATCAACTGTTCTATCGCTGAAAGCATGCTGCGGTTTGAGGAAGTCATTAGTGCTGCCAAAGATCGACAAATCCCTGTTCGTGG gTATGTTTCATGTGCCCTCGGATGCCCCCATGAAGGACACATCGAACCCACCAAAGTTGCTGAG ATATCAAAGACATTATATGATATGGGCTGTTATGAGATTTCCTTGGGAGATACTATTGGTGTTGGGACGCCCAGCTCCATGTTTAAGATGCTGCAGAAGGTGATGAAGGATGTACCCCTCAGTGCTCTCGCAGTTCACTGCCATGACACTTACGGTCAAGCACTTCCCAACATCCTTACTGCACTTCAG ATGGGAGTCTCTGTGGTGGACTCCGCAGTAGCAGGCCTTGGTGGTTGCCCCTACGCACAGGGTTCATCTGGCAACGTTTCAACAGAGGATGTTCTCTACATGCTCCATGGCATGGGCATCGAAACT GGAGTGAACCTCGACAGACTCATAGAAGCTGGCGACTTTATATGCAACGCTTTAGGGCGCAGGACAAACTCCAAGGTGGCTCAGGCAAGAAGCGGGACACTTTGA
- the gfral gene encoding GDNF family receptor alpha-like, with translation MWKKRVQAVINVLHPVDSVGGESLLKLQHHREGWVRCREDSVVLTAANMQLIHLEAAVVLGIVLLQIPSVSISSSASECLASVETCMSDLCSCEQALDTGNYDRCQIKGSEGCNLTIQTALDQFPSLQGCVCTWEEELCDSIQVLATQCLQKPGNQQRRITQTDWKSSKLADNVYEGPGSCVDRIGLCVSESVCNRHLTPVLQACMVEQCDSERCRREIQQFYGGMPQQSAEMLVMCDCDNSDQSCKQMKSGLQSGACGVETRICQERLIQCVQDSNCRYLLKTLQVKCWNHEETLCSERNLQEDECFTLKDPSLILGANSECKKAFLATLGTVLHHPCTCKGVHSDHLRMCNMILEVFHNRLHFIKLVENSDGPSKPPVVNQSDQPQMWWHGYLLYLFSALFFAGIFILSPLVFLSKMWLKRRDQTKLNHPMKANRVIL, from the exons CGGGTTCAGGCTGTAATAAATGTGTTACATCCTGTTGACTCTGTGGGTGGTGAATCTCTGCTTAAGCTGCAACACCACAGAGAGGGATGGGTCAGGTGCAGGGAGGATTCAGTCGTCCTCACAGCAGCCAACATGCAGCTGATACATCTGGAGGCTGCAGTCGTTCTTG GAATTGTCTTACTTCAGATTCCCAGTGTAAGCATCTCCTCTTCAGCTTCTGAATGTTTGGCTTCAGTGGAAACCTGCATGTCAGATTTATGCAGCTGTGAGCAGGCGTTGGACACCGGCAACT ATGACAGGTGCCAAATAAAGGGCTCAGAGGGCTGTAACTTGACCATCCAGACTGCACTGGACCAATTTCCATCCCTGCAAGGGTGTGTGTGTACATGGGAGGAGGAGCTCTGTGACTCCATACAAGTACTGGCCACACAATGCCTCCAAAAGCCAG GAAACCAGCAGAGGAGGATCACACAGACTGACTGGAAATCGAGTAAATTGGCGGACAATG tgtatgaaGGTCCTGGATCCTGTGTGGACCGAATCGGTCTTTGCGTGAGTGAGTCTGTTTGCAACAGGCACCTCACACCTGTTCTTCAAGCATGCATGGTTGAACAGTGTGACAGTGAAAGGTGTCGGCGGGAAATTCAACAGTTCTATGGAGGAATGCCCCAACAGTCTGCCGAGATGCTGGTGATGTGCGACTGTGATAATTCAGATCAAAGCTGTAAGCAAATGAAATCCGGTCTGCAGAGCGGGGCGTGTGGAGTGGAGACAAGGATCTGTCAAGAAAGGCTCATTCAGTGTGTTCAGGACAGTAACTGCAG ATATCTCTTAAAAACTCTCCAAGTCAAGTGTTGGAACCACGAAGAAACACTGTGCAGTGAACGAAATCTCCAAGAAGATGAATGCTTCACACTTAAAGATCCATCTCTTATCCTTGGAGCAAACTCTGAATGTAAAAAGGCCTTCTTGGCTACTTTGGGCACAGTGCTTCACCACCCTTGCACTTGCAAAGGAGTGCACAGCGATCATCTACGGATGTGCAACATGATTCTTGAAGTATTTCATAACAGACTCCACTTCA TCAAATTGGTGGAAAACAGTGATGGCCCTTCAAAACCACCTGTGGTGAATCAATCAGATCAGCCTCAGATGTGGTGGCATG gttaccttttgtatcttttttccgctttgttttttgctggaatTTTCATATTATCACCACTGGTTTTTCTCAGCAAGATGTG GTTGAAAAGGAGAGATCAAACAAAACTTAACCATCCCATGAAGGCGAATCGTGTTATTTTATAA